One genomic segment of Besnoitia besnoiti strain Bb-Ger1 chromosome VII, whole genome shotgun sequence includes these proteins:
- a CDS encoding putative LMBR1 family region protein (encoded by transcript BESB_079830), producing the protein MDWIILVFLLLYFSLTLVANVKLIFYFEHANDSSLTAPEVVCKLAILAGLQLAWLFILALPLDAYNQHSPLIDKAAGHVTAGLDMRLYWSVVTWFIILYLLLAVPFATFYYEADFDPRVTKAVPWRRALLKTLLAVFFTVVIVIIVYLLCRSISLSFDQEICAQWAGQDVSKPLAGFCESIAKTGAGPVSSAPLQAPQSSKGYFADTGAEKAPPGAPAVKMHVDVSVYLLAAMSFVGWFTFALFGGIGLAALPLDAFYNFRYRPRAISLGAFKEIRRQLGEKAKKLRFIGEALAQEEAVQESLSWREFKRKRQYRTDVNRYKKAVFDLDQEYRQLAVCMRERGENPFYSYLKLSLGVAALLLSIIWIGHTILNCVVPQILDISPVNHAVFGFLDAFLKILADHSLALLALLFYAFLVCYLLLCVIKGCFKFGANVFCFIGIHPMRKDETHLNSFLFNVVLVLVSCAAVIQFTARCFQGYTQSTMAAWIFDVQLLVLPFFGFIFKYNIFIYFFVAVAFITAIALLWKLCRAPPPSVTGSKKLEPIRPFPSVARQARLTTAEGAGDGAQRAPDGGAEGDGRETLLEDGDHHSKKKKKKRGKDKAAREEGSARDVAGTERVAGRVQFAVRQVDKSDSDDDRGEGQQPEASDEDEELVSHRKAWGKSRASRVA; encoded by the exons ATGGACTGGATTATCCTTGTATTTCTGCTTCTCTACTTTTCCCTCACACTGGTGGCGAACGTGAAGCTGATTTTCTACTTTGAGCACGCGAACGACAGCAGCCTCACGGCGCCGGAGGTCGTTTGCAAGCTCGCCATCCTTGCGGGGCTCCAGCTCGCTTGGCTGTTCATTCTTGCCCTCCCGCTCGATGCCTATAATCAGCACTCACCCCTCATCGATAAAGCAGCTGGGCACGTCACGGCCG GGCTTGACATGCGGCTGTATTGGTCGGTGGTCACGTGGTTCATCATTCTCTAtctgctgctcgccgtccCCTTTGCGACGTTCTACTACGAGGCGGACTTTGATCCGCGAGTCACGAAGGCTGtgccctggcgccgcgccttgcTCAAGACtctgctcgccgtcttcttcaccGTTGTCATCGTCATCATCGTGTACCTTCTCTGCCGCTCAATCAGCCTCTCTTTCGACCAGGAGATCTGCGCACAGTGGGCTGGACAAG ATGTTTCGAAGCCGCTTGCGGGCTTCTGCGAGTCGATAGCGAAGACTGGCGCGGGGccagtctcctccgcgcctctgcaggctccCCAGAGTTCGAAGGGCTACTTCGCAGACACCGGCGCCGAAAAAGCGCCTCCGGGTGCGCCGGCCGTGAAAATGCACGTCGATGTCAGCGTCTATCTCCTCGCGGCGATGAGCTTTGTCGGCTGGTTCACCTTCGCGCTATTTGGCGGCATTGGTCTCGCTGCCCTTCCCCTCGACGCCTTCTACAACTTCCGCTATCGGCCCCGCGCAatctcgctcggcgccttcaa GGAGATTCGGCGGCAActgggcgagaaggcgaagaagctgcggtTTATTGGCGAGGCTCTGGCGCAGGAAGAGGCTGTCCAGGAGTCGCTGTCGTGGAGAGAATTCAAAAGAAAGCGGCAGTACCGGACAGACGTGAATCGCTACAAGAAGGCGGTCTTTGATTTGGATCAAGAGTATCGCCAGCTTgctgtctgcatgcgcgagcgcggcgagaacCCGTTCTACTCGTACCTGAAACTCTCCCtgggggtcgcggcgcttctcctctcgaTAATTTGGATAGGGCACACGATTCTCAATTGCGTCGTCCCGCAAATTCTTGACATCTCGCCCGTCAATCACGCTGTCTTTGGATTCCTCGACGCCTTTCTCAAG ATTTTGGCGGATCACTCCCTTGCGCTCCTCGCGCTGTTATTCtacgccttcctcgtctgctaccttcttctctgcgtcatCAAGGGATGCTTCAAATTCGGCGCGAAT GTGTTTTGCTTCATCGGCATCCACCCCATGAGGAAAGACGAAACGCACTTGAACTCCTTTCTCTTCAacgtcgtcctcgtcctgGTCTCCTGTGCGGCTGTCATCCAGTTCACCGCG CGTTGCTTCCAGGGCTATACCCAATCGACGATGGCGGCATGGATCTTCGATGTTCAGCTGCTCGTTCTGCCTTTTTTCGG GTTTATTTTCAAGTACAACATCTTCATCTATTTTTTTGTCGCAGTTGCATTCATCACTGCAATTGCCCTTCTTTGGAAACTCTgccgggcgccgcccccgtcgGTGACGGGCTCGAAGAAACTCGAGCCCATCAGGCCCTTCCCCTCGGTGGCCCGTCAGGCCCGCTTGACGACCGCggagggggcgggcgacggaGCCCAACGAGCGCCCGACggcggggcggagggcgacggacGCGAAACTCTGCTGGAGGACGGTGACCACCactcgaagaagaaaaagaagaaacgcgGAAAAGACAAGGCAGCCCGCGAAGAgggctctgcgcgcgacgTTGCGGGGACCGAACGAGTGGCGGGGAGAGTGCAATTCGCCGTCAGGCAAGTGGATaagagcgacagcgacgatGACCGTGGAGAAGGGCAACAACCAGAAgccagcgacgaggacgaagaactCGTGTCTCACCGGAAGGCGTGGGGGAAGAGCAGAGCCTCTCGCGTAGCGTGA
- a CDS encoding hypothetical protein (encoded by transcript BESB_079840) — protein MEPHTSCSDEEVSLYGDLLELLQHSRRRDVRTQALHACVQCSSHPSFLGFLRSLLSKQAPVGGKREASEPKEAAERKENLSLHPREDLKRFVLSLLRSLGREEDGASAAAVEVLINLSADDVLADYLVRRELHATDLVVDNLEEQTKNNAPRHANISLMLLTNLTRKEEASLALLESKHGVPGFNLVRLIRVLDAAARHPARKSRTDSYWQEEGYFILSILQNVSSLKEGREKLSGDLLPQLNAILSLLPLLPPACHAPMLRLCLNHCLDKGLHAAICAFPPPSFSSSLAARPASPTATDEPASSVPPSPTSTRDSTVPPNSPPLSPSSPASPSAASASRGDRERDPAENGYGPALPCSLLLALACFLYPPKGPRRAYPGEENAQQPGRDSEKREQTQAPSEGAVPFSAGAGETETPRQEPAAAGEQSAGGERSNAAEEKRVQTDAELARLRFLHPVVSRDAYGPAGSVLSRKLVVDCLAALALTETGRVSMRESGIYEVLRCVHLLEDKNSPVREEIENMVHVLVYSEEELKQQDEDLARSAQRAERQGGDLLSLENNEKRALTDEA, from the exons ATGGAGCCGCATACGTCgtgcagcgacgaggaggtgTCTCTGTACGGGGACCTCttggagctgctgcagcactcgcgccggcgcgacgtACGCACCCAGGCGCTGCACGCATGCGTCCAGTGCAGCAGCCACCCTTCTTTCCTCGGCTTTCTGAGGTCTCTCCTCAGCAAGCAAGCCCCGGTGGGTGGAAAACGAGAGGCCAGCGAGCcgaaggaggcagcggagcggAAAGAAAACTTGTCTCTCCATCCCAGGGAAGATCTAAAGCGCTTCgttctctcgctgcttcgaAGCCTCGGACGAGAAGAGGAtggagcctccgccgcggcagtgGAGGTCCTCATCAACCTCTCTGCAGATGATGTGCTCG CGGACTACTTggtgcggcgcgagctgcatgcgacgGACCTCGTCGTGGATAACTTGGAggagcagacgaagaacAACGCGCCGCGTCACGCGAACATCTCGCTCATGCTTCTCACGAACTTGACTCGCAAGGAGGAGGCAAGTCTCGCACTCCTCGAGTCGAAACACGGCGTCCCGG GATTCAACCTCGTGCGGCTCATCAGGGTGCTAgatgcggctgcgcgtcacCCAGCGCGGAAGTCCCGCACAGACAG CTACTGGCAAGAGGAAGGCTACTTCATTCTCTCCATTCTGCAGAACGTTTCCTCTTTGAAAGAGGGAAGAGAGAAGCTCTCGGGAGACCTCCTGCCTCAGCTCAACGCGATTCT CTCGCTCCTCCCTCTTTTGCCCCCGGCCTGCCATGCGCCGATGCTGCGTCTGTGCCTCAATCACTGTCTGGACAAGGGTCTACACGCGGCGATCTGCGCGttccctccgccttctttctcctcctctttggccgcgcgccctgcgtcgccgaccGCGACGGACGagcctgcgtcttctgtgCCCCCGTCGCCTACGTCCACGCGCGACTCCACCGTCCCGCCCAACTCGCCCCCgctgtctccctcgtcgcccgcctcgccctcagcggcctcggcctcccgaggcgacagagagcgagacCCCGCGGAGAACGGATACGGCCCTGCGCTGCCctgctctctccttcttgcGCTCGCCTGCTTCCTGTATCCACCTAAAGGCCCCAGGCGCGCGTACCCTGGAGAGGAAAACGCACAGCAGCCCGGCCGTGACTCCGAGAAGCgcgagcagacgcaggccCCGAGTGAGGGCGCCGTGCCCTtttccgcgggcgccggagagacagagacacccAGACAGGagccggcagccgcgggagaacagagcgccggcggagagaggagcaacgccgcagaggaaaaaagagTTCAAACCGACGCCGAACTCGCCCGACTCCGCTTCCTCCACCCTGTGGTCTCG CGCGACGCCTACGGCCCGGCCGGGAGCGTTCTGAGCCGCAAGCTGGTCGTGgactgcctcgccgccctggcCCTGACAGAAACCGGAAG AGTGAGCATGCGAGAGAGCGGCATCTACGAGGTCCTGCGCTGCGTCCACTTGCTGGAAGACAAAAATTCGCCCGTCAG AGAGGAGATTGAGAACATGGTTCACGTCCTGGTCTACTCTGAGGAGGAGTTGAAGCAGCAGGACGAAGACCTCGCGCGATCCGCGCAGAGGGCTGAACGGCAAGGGGGAGACCTGCTGTCCTTAGAAAATAACGAGAAACGCGCGTTAACCGACGAGGCATAG